AACCGAAAAATAGTATTTTACGCAGCATATTCATGGTTATACAATCCTTTGTCTTTATGATTTTTTCTTTTCAACACTCCAACCGAATTTTCCGATTTTTTCTCCCAGACCATAGTATCCTCCGTGAACATATACCAGAGGATTAGCTTCCGCCAGTTCGAGCTTCCCAGTCTCAGGATTCAGATTCCGGTCGTCGGCACGTACATTTACTACATCTGCTATAAACATATCATGCGAACCGAGAGATACGATCTCTTTTACGCGGCATTCGATGCAGAGGGGAGATTCCTCAATCAAAGGCGCACTGACTACGGTGCACTGCCCCGGGGTTAGCTTCATCTCGTCAAACTTATGATAATCGCGTCCTGAACGAACTCCGCACCAGTCGGTGGCGAAAGCCATGTCTTTTGTCGTCAGATTAATGACAAACTCCATATTCCGCTTGATAATCTCATAAGAATGTCGTTCCGGGCGTACGGATATATAGCATATGGGCGGGTTTGTGCAAATCGTACCCGTCCATGCTACAGTGATAATATTATATTCACTTTCTTCTTTTCCGCAACTGACCAGCACAGCCGGCAGCGGATAAATCATCGTTCCTGGTTTCCAGTCCTGTTTCACTTCTTTATTGGAAAAATGAAAATTAAAGAATGGTGATTTCCTCACGTTTCTGTTCCTTCTCGCAATAATGGCATTTTACGATGCAATTATCCTTGTCCGTCACATGGAATAACGTAGCCATTGGCTCATTGTTCGTGATACATTTCGGGTTCGCGCATTTCACGATTCCGCGAAGCTCATCCGGCATTCTTACTTCTTTCTTTTCCACTACCTCGTAGTCGCGGATAATGTTCAGTTTCACATTCGGAGCCACAACCGAAATACGGTTGATTTCTTCATCGCAGAAAAACTTGTCCGCGATCTTGATAATCCCCTTCTTTCCCAGCTT
The nucleotide sequence above comes from Bacteroides caccae. Encoded proteins:
- a CDS encoding flavin reductase family protein translates to MKQDWKPGTMIYPLPAVLVSCGKEESEYNIITVAWTGTICTNPPICYISVRPERHSYEIIKRNMEFVINLTTKDMAFATDWCGVRSGRDYHKFDEMKLTPGQCTVVSAPLIEESPLCIECRVKEIVSLGSHDMFIADVVNVRADDRNLNPETGKLELAEANPLVYVHGGYYGLGEKIGKFGWSVEKKKS
- the pyrI gene encoding aspartate carbamoyltransferase regulatory subunit, which codes for MSENKQALQVAALKNGTVIDHIPSEKLFTVVQLLGVEQMTSNITIGFNLDSKKLGKKGIIKIADKFFCDEEINRISVVAPNVKLNIIRDYEVVEKKEVRMPDELRGIVKCANPKCITNNEPMATLFHVTDKDNCIVKCHYCEKEQKREEITIL